A stretch of Halichondria panicea chromosome 1, odHalPani1.1, whole genome shotgun sequence DNA encodes these proteins:
- the LOC135345486 gene encoding uncharacterized protein LOC135345486 → MATTVNLIRNVLTGQYLTHNGSSVAVHHLKNHPNNFHLYDDGPLRRLQVFSDSNKKISHVPAGGCSQSLTTNPSGSMVHVTPNSSVGVKLFVKDDSENRYYLRVNIAQSSNVELVCQTYVDNAQHNPFLRQELEFDLVTVDIRDLLTQSTTL, encoded by the exons ATGGCCACCACTGTAAATCTCATCAGAAATGTACTGACCGGACAGTACCTTACTCATAACGGAAGCTCTGTGGCAGTTCATCATTTGAAGAACCATCCAA ACAACTTCCATCTCTATGACGATGGACCTCTTCGCAGACTGCAAGTGTTCAGTGACAGCAACAAGAAGATATCTCACGTTCCAGCTGGAGGCTGTTCCCAAAGCCTGACCACGAACCCCAGTGGATCCATGGTTCATGTAACCCCTAATTCTAGTGTGGGTGTGAAACTGTTTGTGAAGGACGACAGTGAAAACAGATACTACCTGAGGGTCAACATAGCTCAGAGCAGCAATGTTGAGCTCGTCTGTCAGACCTACGTCGATAAT GCCCAGCACAATCCTTTCCTCAGGCAAGAATTAGAGTTCGATCTGGTCACGGTTGACATCCGTGATTTGCTGACTCAGTCCACTACACTATAG